In one Trichlorobacter lovleyi SZ genomic region, the following are encoded:
- the lgt gene encoding prolipoprotein diacylglyceryl transferase, translating to MHFPAIDPVFFRLGPLQFRWYGLMYVIGFLASYFLIRNEARRRKLALDNEAVADLIFCLALGVVAGGRLGYVLFYDLGSYLANPLRIFAIWQGGMSFHGGLIGVAVAALWYARRFQLPYLQLADLAALAAPVGLGLGRIGNFINGELFGRTTTMPWGMIFPDGGPLPRHPSQLYEAFLEGIVLFFLVRLIARRYQAPGTAMAAFLCGYGLFRFVVELFRQPDSQLGLYFNFFSMGQLLSLPIYLAGGILLILLNRRKKDAAKEKETVKV from the coding sequence ATGCACTTTCCCGCAATTGATCCTGTTTTCTTCCGCCTGGGTCCATTGCAGTTCCGCTGGTACGGGCTCATGTATGTCATCGGTTTTCTGGCCAGCTATTTTCTGATCCGCAACGAGGCGCGGCGCAGAAAGCTTGCACTGGACAATGAGGCCGTTGCGGACCTGATCTTCTGTCTGGCACTGGGAGTGGTGGCCGGTGGCCGGCTGGGGTACGTACTTTTCTACGACCTCGGGAGCTATCTGGCAAACCCGCTGCGGATCTTTGCCATCTGGCAGGGAGGGATGTCATTTCATGGCGGTCTGATCGGTGTAGCCGTTGCCGCACTCTGGTACGCCCGCCGTTTTCAGTTGCCCTATCTGCAGCTGGCTGATCTTGCCGCCCTGGCGGCCCCTGTGGGGCTCGGTCTGGGGCGGATCGGTAACTTCATCAATGGTGAGCTGTTCGGCCGTACCACCACCATGCCGTGGGGGATGATCTTTCCTGATGGAGGGCCGTTACCCCGGCACCCGTCCCAGCTGTACGAGGCTTTCCTTGAGGGTATCGTCCTGTTTTTTCTGGTACGCTTGATTGCACGCAGGTATCAGGCCCCCGGTACCGCCATGGCAGCCTTTCTGTGCGGGTATGGCCTGTTCAGGTTCGTGGTGGAGTTGTTTCGCCAACCTGACAGCCAGTTGGGGCTCTACTTCAACTTCTTCTCCATGGGGCAGTTGCTCAGCCTGCCGATCTATCTGGCTGGCGGCATTTTACTGATCCTGCTCAATCGCAGGAAAAAGGATGCGGCTAAAGAAAAGGAAACGGTGAAGGTCTAG
- a CDS encoding cytochrome c biogenesis CcdA family protein, producing METQQITYIGAFVAGLLSFLSPCVLPLIPSYITYITGLSFSDLDAEHPTHVVRRKTMLHSLAFVSGFTVVFVLLGASATYIGSFLQQHMELVRKLGGILIIVFGIHVTGLVPLKWLLGEKRVSLKHKPAGFLGSFLVGLAFAAGWTPCIGPILASILMIAATEEKVAHGIVLLLLYSIGLGIPFLLSSLALHRFITVFNRFKKHIRLFEIITGFFLIIVGVLIFTNWLSVLSGYVNLLFMKN from the coding sequence ATGGAAACTCAACAGATTACCTATATCGGAGCGTTTGTCGCAGGTCTGCTTTCCTTCCTTTCTCCCTGCGTCCTGCCGCTTATTCCCTCGTATATTACGTATATCACCGGTCTTTCATTCAGTGATCTGGATGCCGAGCATCCCACCCATGTTGTGCGCAGAAAGACCATGCTGCACTCGCTGGCCTTTGTCAGCGGTTTTACGGTCGTGTTTGTCCTGCTTGGGGCCTCAGCAACCTATATCGGTTCGTTCCTGCAGCAGCATATGGAACTGGTCCGCAAGCTTGGTGGCATCCTGATTATTGTCTTCGGTATTCATGTCACCGGTCTGGTACCGCTGAAATGGCTGCTGGGGGAAAAACGGGTCTCGCTGAAGCATAAGCCGGCCGGATTTTTGGGCAGCTTCCTGGTCGGTCTGGCCTTTGCGGCCGGCTGGACCCCCTGTATCGGGCCGATCCTGGCCTCGATCCTGATGATAGCAGCAACTGAAGAAAAGGTTGCCCATGGGATTGTGCTGCTACTGCTCTACTCCATCGGTCTGGGTATCCCGTTTCTGCTGTCCTCTCTTGCCCTGCACCGCTTTATTACCGTATTTAACCGGTTTAAAAAACATATCAGGCTCTTTGAGATCATTACCGGCTTTTTCCTGATAATTGTTGGTGTGCTGATATTTACCAACTGGTTGTCCGTGCTTTCCGGGTATGTCAATCTGCTGTTTATGAAAAACTAA
- a CDS encoding VOC family protein, translated as MVKAHRSEHSIQLAVTQLVVTEAFYAGILELPIRRSFSAPGAPEHLIVDMGGISLIFVEESDVIRTHPVLEHRFSMFPKGVGVTLHFEVRDIEGIRDAILEEDMEILYHLEEKPYGVKEMWCFDPDGYLVVLEEPTERRNKAGR; from the coding sequence ATGGTCAAGGCGCACCGCTCTGAACATTCAATTCAGCTGGCTGTAACGCAACTGGTTGTCACCGAAGCATTTTATGCCGGTATTCTGGAACTGCCGATCCGGCGCTCATTCTCAGCTCCTGGGGCACCTGAACATCTGATCGTTGACATGGGCGGCATCTCCCTGATCTTTGTTGAAGAAAGTGATGTGATCAGGACCCACCCGGTGCTTGAACATCGTTTCAGCATGTTTCCCAAAGGGGTCGGGGTTACACTGCACTTTGAAGTCAGGGATATTGAAGGGATCCGGGATGCCATCCTGGAAGAAGATATGGAAATTCTCTACCATCTGGAGGAGAAGCCCTATGGTGTCAAGGAGATGTGGTGCTTTGACCCTGATGGTTATCTGGTGGTTCTGGAGGAGCCGACAGAACGACGCAACAAGGCCGGTCGCTGA
- a CDS encoding NAD-dependent epimerase/dehydratase family protein, whose product MKALVTGGGGFLGGVIVRMLREQGDQVVSISRSSYPALTSLGVEQVQGDLADQAAVLKAAQSCDIIFHVAAKAGIWGSYNDFYQANVTGTGNVLEACRVHGITQLVYTSSPSVVFDGNDVEGGNESLPYPEHFEAFYPQTKALAEQLVLAANSPQLATVSLRPHLIWGPGDNHLVPRIIAKGKSGRLRRIGNRPCLVDTVYVDNAARAHLQAAERLAPGSVIAGKAYFISNGEPVQLWDMVNRILAAGGVAPVKGSISPKAAYAVGTMCEGIWKLLNLSGEPPMTRFVAKELATAHWFDISAARRDLGYQPQVTLDEGLVRLQKWLAETRPSPFPFL is encoded by the coding sequence ATGAAAGCATTAGTTACTGGCGGCGGCGGATTTCTTGGCGGGGTAATCGTCAGAATGCTGCGTGAACAGGGCGATCAGGTGGTCAGTATCTCACGCTCCAGCTACCCTGCACTGACGAGCCTTGGGGTTGAACAGGTGCAGGGTGATCTGGCTGATCAGGCCGCCGTTCTCAAGGCAGCACAGAGTTGTGACATCATCTTTCACGTGGCTGCCAAGGCCGGCATCTGGGGCAGCTACAACGACTTCTATCAGGCCAATGTAACCGGCACCGGGAACGTACTGGAGGCCTGCCGGGTACATGGCATCACACAACTGGTCTACACCAGCTCCCCCAGTGTGGTATTTGATGGCAATGATGTCGAGGGTGGCAACGAATCCCTGCCCTACCCTGAACACTTTGAAGCCTTTTATCCCCAGACCAAGGCGCTGGCCGAGCAGTTGGTGCTGGCGGCAAACAGTCCGCAGCTTGCCACCGTGTCACTCCGTCCCCACCTGATCTGGGGGCCTGGTGATAACCATCTGGTACCACGGATTATTGCCAAGGGGAAAAGCGGCAGGTTACGGCGGATCGGCAACCGCCCCTGTCTGGTGGACACGGTCTACGTGGATAATGCCGCCAGGGCGCACCTGCAGGCAGCAGAGCGGCTTGCTCCCGGCAGTGTGATAGCAGGAAAAGCCTATTTCATCAGCAATGGAGAACCTGTTCAGTTGTGGGATATGGTAAACCGGATTCTGGCGGCAGGTGGTGTAGCGCCGGTTAAAGGTAGTATCTCACCAAAGGCGGCTTATGCTGTGGGAACAATGTGTGAAGGGATCTGGAAGCTGCTTAACCTGTCTGGTGAACCGCCCATGACCCGTTTTGTGGCCAAAGAACTGGCCACAGCCCACTGGTTTGATATCTCGGCAGCCCGCCGGGATTTGGGCTATCAACCGCAGGTAACGCTGGATGAGGGGTTGGTTCGACTACAAAAATGGCTGGCAGAAACTAGACCTTCACCGTTTCCTTTTCTTTAG